One region of Actinopolymorpha sp. NPDC004070 genomic DNA includes:
- a CDS encoding FMN reductase — protein sequence MTTRTRTPLRLTVVSAGLSVPSSTRLLADRLTEATRRALAARGREVEVTVVELRDLAGDVANNLVTGFPSRRLTDALAAVSEADGLIAVTPVFSASYSGLFKSFFDVLDNDALTGTPVLAAATGGTARHSLALEYALRPLFSFLRAVVVPTAVYAASEDWGGRGDSMTEGLPTRIDRAAGELADLLAGRGRGDVRATDGARASGVQIGGTAADGEVRVADHRPTGEETFVPFEQYLAALRPD from the coding sequence GTGACCACACGTACGCGTACGCCCCTTCGGCTCACGGTCGTCTCGGCCGGGCTGAGCGTCCCGTCGTCCACCCGGCTGCTGGCCGACCGCCTCACCGAAGCGACCCGGAGAGCACTGGCGGCCCGGGGACGGGAGGTCGAGGTCACGGTGGTCGAACTCCGCGACCTGGCCGGTGACGTCGCCAACAACCTGGTAACCGGCTTCCCCTCGCGCCGGCTGACCGACGCCCTCGCGGCGGTCTCCGAGGCGGACGGCCTGATCGCCGTCACCCCGGTGTTCTCCGCGTCCTACAGCGGGTTGTTCAAGTCGTTCTTCGACGTGCTCGACAACGACGCGTTGACAGGTACGCCGGTGCTCGCCGCGGCGACCGGCGGGACGGCACGCCACTCGCTCGCCCTGGAGTACGCGCTCCGGCCGCTGTTCTCGTTCCTGCGGGCGGTCGTCGTACCCACCGCGGTTTACGCGGCCAGCGAGGACTGGGGTGGGCGCGGCGACTCCATGACCGAAGGACTGCCCACCCGGATCGATCGTGCCGCGGGCGAGCTGGCCGACCTGCTGGCAGGCCGCGGGCGCGGCGACGTGCGTGCGACGGACGGTGCACGGGCGAGCGGCGTGCAGATAGGTGGCACCGCGGCGGACGGTGAGGTCCGCGTCGCGGACCACCGGCCCACCGGCGAGGAGACGTTCGTTCCGTTCGAGCAGTACCTCGCCGCGCTGAGGCCCGACTAG
- a CDS encoding LLM class flavin-dependent oxidoreductase, whose translation MQFGIFTVGDVTVDPATGRAPTEHERIKAMTAIALKAEEVGLDVFATGEHHNPPFVPSSPTTMLGWIAARTTKLVLSTSTTLITTNDPVKIAEDFAMLQHLADGRVDLMLGRGNTGPVYPWFGQDIRQGIPLAVENYALLHRLWREDVVDWEGRFRTPLQGFTSTPRPLDGVPPFVWHGSIRSPEIAEQAAYYGDGFFANNIFWPKDHFRRLINLYRTRYAHYGHGTPEQAIVGLGGQVFMRANSQDAVREFRPYFDNAPVYGHGPSLEEFTRETPLTVGSPQQVIEKTLTFRETFGDYQRQLFLMDHAGLPLKTVLEQLDLLGEQVVPVLREEFAKGRPAGVPEAPTHASLLARRAAGSESAENTENTAEELIP comes from the coding sequence GTGCAGTTCGGCATCTTCACCGTCGGCGACGTGACCGTGGACCCCGCCACCGGCCGGGCGCCGACCGAGCACGAGCGCATCAAGGCGATGACCGCCATCGCGCTCAAGGCCGAGGAGGTCGGGCTCGACGTCTTCGCCACCGGCGAGCACCACAACCCGCCGTTCGTGCCGTCCTCCCCCACCACGATGCTGGGCTGGATCGCAGCCCGTACGACCAAGCTCGTCCTGTCCACGTCGACCACGCTGATCACCACGAACGACCCGGTGAAGATCGCCGAGGACTTCGCGATGCTGCAGCACCTGGCCGACGGCCGGGTGGACCTCATGCTCGGCCGCGGCAACACCGGGCCGGTCTACCCGTGGTTCGGGCAGGACATCCGGCAGGGCATCCCGCTGGCGGTGGAGAACTACGCGCTGCTGCACCGGCTGTGGCGGGAGGACGTCGTCGACTGGGAGGGACGGTTCCGTACGCCGCTGCAGGGCTTCACCTCCACGCCGCGACCGCTGGACGGCGTGCCGCCGTTCGTCTGGCACGGGTCGATCCGCAGCCCGGAGATCGCCGAGCAGGCCGCCTACTACGGAGACGGCTTCTTCGCCAACAACATCTTCTGGCCCAAGGACCACTTCCGCCGGCTCATCAACCTGTACCGCACGCGCTACGCCCACTACGGGCACGGCACACCGGAGCAGGCGATCGTCGGCCTGGGCGGGCAGGTGTTCATGCGGGCCAACTCCCAGGACGCGGTCCGTGAGTTCCGGCCGTACTTCGACAACGCGCCGGTCTACGGGCACGGGCCGTCACTGGAGGAGTTCACCCGTGAGACGCCGCTGACCGTCGGCAGCCCGCAGCAGGTCATCGAGAAGACGCTGACCTTCCGCGAGACGTTCGGCGACTACCAGCGCCAGTTGTTCCTGATGGACCACGCGGGCCTTCCGCTGAAGACGGTCCTGGAACAGCTCGACCTGCTCGGCGAACAGGTCGTGCCGGTACTGCGGGAGGAGTTCGCCAAGGGCCGTCCGGCCGGCGTGCCGGAGGCTCCCACGCACGCCTCCCTGCTCGCTCGCCGCGCCGCCGGTAGTGAGTCCGCCGAGAACACCGAGAACACCGCCGAGGAGTTGATCCCGTGA